The DNA segment ACGCTGGAGTTCGAAGAAGAGTACGCCGGAAGCGTCCTTCTCCTCGTCGACGCCCGGGCCGCTGCGTACGTTACGCACGAGCAGGGCGCACCGCACGCCGTCGACCGGGCGGTCACGGCTTGCAGCCGGCTGATCCCGACGTTGCTCGAAGAGGGTCACCACGTCGGTCTCGCGGCGGTCGGTCCCGCCGTCCGTGCGGCGTCGACAGACACGTCGGCTGGAGCGTGCTGGATTCCACCCCACACCGGTCGGACACACGAGCGCCGACTCGTGGCCGCGATGTCGGGACACCCCCAGTTCTCACCGTCGGTTCCGACCGGCGCGACCCGATGGCGGACGCAACTTCGCGATCTCAAACGGCGACTCTCACAGAACGTGCAGGTGCTCTTCGTCTCTCCGCTCGTCGATAGTACCAGCGTGGAAATCCCTCGCCGACTCGAGGCGAGCGGGCACGCCGTCTCCGTTCTGAGTCCGGATGCGACGGCGACCGCGACGGTGAGCCAGCGTCTCGCACGTGTCGCCAGGCTCATCCGTCGGTTCGACCTGCAGCGAAGTGGCATTCCGGTGATCCAGTGGGATGCCGGCGAGACCATCGAGGGGGCACTCGCCGGCGACGGGCGGACCGTCGGATCTGGACCCGGCGTTCTGGATACCGGTTCGGACGAGTCCGGACGGGAGGCTACTCGGTCTGCAGGTGCGTCGACGGACGAACCGAACGACGCCCCGACGGACATCCCAGAACGGGTGTCACACGCCGTATCTGGGCCCGAAGCCGGTGATCGCTCGTGACGACACACGACGCTCGACCGTCGGTCGTCGCCGGGATGTGTGCCCTGATTGCAGGCGTCGTCGGCGTCGCTGTCGCGGTACTCGGATCGGCCGAATCGGCTGCCATCGCCGTCCTCGGATTCGGCTTGCTCGTCTGGGCCGTTCGACGTGGCGGAACCGTTCCGCTCGATCTGGGCGCGATGATCCTGTTCCTCGCACTGGTTCACGCGACGGTTCGATCTCCCGGCGTGGTCGTAGCGTTCGTCGGGTCGCTCGCGGTGGTCCTCGCCTGGGACTTCGGACACACGGCTCGTGACGTGGGGCGCCAACTCGGGCGGGAATCCCGGACGAAGCGGCTCGAGATCGTTCGAATCGGGACGTCGACGCTGGTCGGACTGGTCACCGTGACGCTCGCGTCCCTGGCTTTCCTCTCGGTTGGGACCGTCGGTTCCGTCGGTGCAGTGATCGCGCTGGTCCTGTCCGTCCTCTTCGTGACGATCGCGCTGGGTACCGGCGTCACCGCGGTACGCTCGCACGACGACGTGTTCAGGGACGTCTGAGAGTCGACTCGTGACCAATAACCGTACGTCGTCGTTACACGAGGGATACGGTGCCGTGCGACGGGGTCTCTTCTGGATAGGGGCCCGGCGTTTCGTTGCCCTTATGTACCCGAGGGGGTGTACCTTCGGGTACGTTACGCTGTAGGGGGTCCGCCCCCGAGTCCAGACGGGCGACGATAGAACGCGGGTCGTGGTAGCCAAGCAGGCCCAAGGCGCATGGTTGCTAACCATGTGGCGTCAAGCCTCCGGGGTTCGAATCCCCGCCACGACGTCCGTACCACAGAACAGGCTGGTGGGCCGAGCAGTCGGTTCCACCAGGGACACGCAGATACACGATACATGAGCGAGGAAACACCGCACGAATCCGAAGACGAAGACCTCCAGTACTTCGTTCGGATCGGTCAGACCGACCTCGACGGGACGAAGTCCGTCGAGCGGGCGCTGACCGGTCTCGACGGGATCGGCCGGCGAACGGCCAGGCTCGTCGCGAACGAAGCTGGCGTCGACCGAACCGCCACGTTCGGCGCACTCGACGAGGCCGCGATCGACGAGGTCGTCGGCGTCGTCGAATCGCTGGACGAACAGATTCCCGACTGGCTGACGAACCGTCCGGGCGACTTCTACACGGGCGAGACGGAACACGTGGTCGGCAACGACCTC comes from the Halovivax cerinus genome and includes:
- a CDS encoding DUF7519 family protein — translated: MTTHDARPSVVAGMCALIAGVVGVAVAVLGSAESAAIAVLGFGLLVWAVRRGGTVPLDLGAMILFLALVHATVRSPGVVVAFVGSLAVVLAWDFGHTARDVGRQLGRESRTKRLEIVRIGTSTLVGLVTVTLASLAFLSVGTVGSVGAVIALVLSVLFVTIALGTGVTAVRSHDDVFRDV
- a CDS encoding 30S ribosomal protein S13 — encoded protein: MSEETPHESEDEDLQYFVRIGQTDLDGTKSVERALTGLDGIGRRTARLVANEAGVDRTATFGALDEAAIDEVVGVVESLDEQIPDWLTNRPGDFYTGETEHVVGNDLGLTRQQDINRMKMIDSYKGARHKRGQKVRGQRTKSTGRTEGTIGVNVEEIREEQAEEAAAAEEEGDE